The following coding sequences are from one Hymenobacter sp. PAMC 26628 window:
- a CDS encoding RHS repeat domain-containing protein, translated as MNDGVLDTQPDAYFYSIGNSAGSLVFSDSTHAFAVTERGLAITYDHGYVVVDKEGTTYLLGSTAASRDDTFAQTDGDGDQPPAQHYASSFHLNTIISANKQDTVRFFYAPEVIAHTGPLNETDFIANLVSPNTPRLSKSSSFSSEQTTQQRLQRIEWRNGVIQFGAATARRDLPNGAALDYIEVRDGQGTVVKRYDFAHDYFYTNSSLADTQPIAGQAYQEELLRLKLTHIGESGGDVHSPGYDFHYYEHRGIPARNSFAQDHWGFANLNNVNTLLPATSLTSGGVVAYPDGGNRDPDFPSALAGLLREVRYPTGGRTRLYYEAHDIAAAGFATTTRRESLRLTQADLVEGMVAKEYTFSVPRTAQVQFTLGASVTTVQGEGNLIIGVSGNVPLMECTTAPQPSRAGTAPSPIATCYSSLTTTLYPGQYTMYALGNIVPESGPFSGSVTAVLTEIVPTVARVVVGGARLKRLVDIAGTAGDSLVTEYGYTTGTDSSAASSGVLVTKPIYDFGYSVVTAQSTGELTFTVTPYTYLGLASAPHSGLGSTQGSHLGYQQVTVTQSKAGVANGATVYTYTTAHDFPDYGSGVLPQGSVGSNDYQRGLLTQQRTFDAAGHLLQKTTNQYTADGRAANRLKAFAVRAVRSVDPHVTFDARLKKLYPVYASGFYYLHDQWQYLKRSTTIKYAPADTTQQYTQQQTYFYGNPGHGLVTQTTTRDPATGEQYIHCLRYPLDYAINGTDQPSLGLLRLQQTHQLTPVVEETQWVKHPGAADSLLLQSQLHTYRLLGSSRSVEHQVHRLALAGPVASYAAPASTAGGWQADARYQVLQTYDSYGPSDNPLQITRQGDRATSFLWGYGHEKLIAASQNASFNQIAATSFEPDATGRWRYDSTAAGHRVPGGRTGRWAYRLNGAGGVSRNSLPAGDYELTCWLQGEAPLAFDGPSNNPAGAGLVIYLSQGSGFAPPQLIASAPGNWHQYRARFRLAGLGAVTLDSPQGGATPLLDELRLYPVGAQLTSYTHDPLGGMTSQTDPTGRILTYEYDGLSRLIRVRDEQGHLLSQQQYHYAGQ; from the coding sequence ATGAACGACGGAGTACTCGATACGCAGCCGGACGCCTACTTTTACAGCATCGGCAATTCCGCGGGTTCCCTGGTATTTTCGGACTCCACCCACGCGTTCGCCGTCACCGAGCGCGGGCTGGCCATCACCTACGACCACGGGTACGTGGTCGTGGACAAAGAAGGAACCACCTACTTGCTGGGTTCGACGGCCGCCAGCCGAGACGACACGTTCGCCCAGACGGACGGGGATGGCGACCAGCCGCCGGCCCAGCACTACGCCTCTTCCTTTCACCTAAACACGATCATTAGCGCGAACAAGCAGGACACCGTGCGTTTTTTTTACGCCCCGGAAGTTATCGCCCACACCGGGCCTTTGAACGAAACGGACTTTATTGCCAACTTGGTGAGCCCGAACACGCCGCGGCTGAGCAAGAGCAGTAGTTTTTCTTCGGAGCAAACCACCCAGCAGCGGCTGCAGCGGATTGAGTGGCGCAACGGGGTGATCCAATTCGGCGCGGCCACGGCGCGGAGAGACTTGCCCAACGGGGCCGCGCTGGACTACATTGAAGTGCGCGACGGGCAGGGAACCGTTGTCAAGCGGTACGACTTTGCGCACGACTACTTTTATACCAACAGTTCGCTTGCGGACACGCAACCCATCGCTGGCCAGGCGTACCAAGAGGAGCTTTTGCGCCTCAAGCTAACGCACATCGGGGAAAGCGGCGGCGATGTCCACTCGCCGGGCTACGATTTTCACTATTATGAACACCGGGGCATTCCAGCCCGCAACAGCTTTGCCCAGGACCACTGGGGCTTTGCCAACCTAAACAACGTTAACACGTTGTTGCCCGCTACCTCCTTGACCAGTGGTGGAGTTGTTGCTTACCCCGATGGTGGGAACCGGGACCCAGACTTCCCTAGTGCGTTGGCGGGCCTGCTGCGGGAAGTGCGCTACCCCACCGGGGGGCGCACTCGGCTCTACTACGAAGCGCACGACATCGCGGCGGCGGGCTTTGCCACCACCACCCGCCGCGAAAGCCTGCGCCTTACCCAAGCCGACCTGGTGGAAGGAATGGTGGCGAAGGAATATACTTTTTCGGTGCCCCGCACGGCACAGGTGCAGTTCACGTTGGGGGCATCGGTTACCACCGTCCAGGGCGAAGGCAACCTTATTATCGGCGTGAGCGGCAACGTCCCCTTAATGGAGTGCACGACGGCACCGCAGCCTTCCAGAGCGGGTACGGCACCATCGCCAATTGCCACTTGTTACTCTAGCCTCACGACAACTTTGTATCCGGGGCAGTACACCATGTATGCCCTGGGAAACATTGTGCCGGAAAGCGGGCCGTTTAGCGGCTCGGTTACGGCCGTGCTGACCGAAATTGTGCCCACCGTCGCACGGGTCGTAGTTGGGGGGGCGCGCTTAAAACGCCTGGTGGACATCGCCGGCACCGCGGGGGACAGCTTGGTGACGGAGTACGGGTACACCACGGGGACGGACAGCAGCGCCGCTTCGAGCGGGGTGCTGGTCACCAAGCCCATCTATGACTTTGGGTACAGCGTCGTTACGGCGCAGTCCACGGGAGAGTTAACGTTTACCGTCACTCCCTACACGTACCTCGGCCTAGCCTCGGCTCCCCACTCCGGCCTGGGCAGCACCCAGGGCTCGCACCTTGGTTACCAACAGGTCACGGTTACGCAATCAAAAGCGGGGGTTGCCAACGGCGCCACCGTCTATACGTACACAACCGCGCACGACTTTCCGGACTACGGGTCCGGTGTGCTGCCGCAGGGATCGGTGGGCAGCAACGACTATCAGCGGGGGCTGCTGACGCAGCAGCGCACATTTGACGCGGCCGGCCACTTATTACAAAAGACGACCAATCAATACACCGCGGACGGGCGCGCCGCCAACCGCCTCAAAGCGTTTGCCGTCCGGGCCGTTCGAAGCGTTGACCCCCACGTCACCTTCGATGCACGGCTCAAGAAGCTCTACCCGGTGTACGCTAGCGGCTTCTATTATCTTCATGACCAGTGGCAATATTTAAAGCGTAGCACCACTATTAAATACGCGCCGGCTGACACCACGCAGCAGTACACGCAGCAGCAAACCTATTTTTATGGCAACCCCGGCCACGGCTTGGTGACCCAGACGACCACCCGCGACCCGGCCACCGGGGAGCAGTACATCCACTGCCTGCGCTACCCCTTGGATTACGCAATCAACGGCACGGACCAGCCCAGCCTGGGGTTGCTGCGGCTGCAGCAAACGCACCAGCTCACGCCCGTCGTCGAGGAAACGCAATGGGTAAAGCACCCGGGTGCGGCGGATTCGCTTTTGCTGCAATCACAGCTCCATACCTACCGCCTGCTGGGCAGTAGCCGAAGCGTCGAACACCAGGTCCACCGCCTCGCCCTTGCGGGTCCGGTCGCTAGTTACGCTGCACCGGCGAGTACGGCTGGGGGGTGGCAGGCGGACGCCCGTTACCAGGTTCTGCAAACGTATGACAGCTACGGCCCGAGCGACAACCCCTTGCAGATCACCCGCCAGGGTGATCGGGCCACCAGCTTCCTGTGGGGGTACGGACACGAGAAACTAATAGCGGCTTCCCAAAACGCCTCCTTCAACCAAATCGCGGCCACGAGCTTTGAGCCGGACGCGACGGGGCGTTGGCGCTACGACTCGACTGCTGCCGGCCACCGGGTGCCCGGTGGCCGCACGGGCCGCTGGGCGTACCGGCTCAACGGCGCGGGCGGGGTGAGCCGGAACAGCTTGCCTGCGGGGGACTACGAGCTCACCTGTTGGTTGCAGGGAGAAGCCCCGCTGGCCTTCGATGGGCCCAGCAACAACCCCGCTGGGGCGGGCCTGGTAATCTATTTGAGCCAAGGCAGCGGCTTCGCTCCCCCCCAGTTGATTGCTTCGGCTCCGGGCAATTGGCACCAGTACCGGGCCCGTTTTCGCTTGGCTGGCCTGGGAGCAGTTACGTTGGATTCCCCCCAGGGGGGCGCGACCCCACTGCTGGATGAGTTGCGGCTGTACCCGGTGGGCGCGCAGCTCACCAGTTATACCCACGACCCCTTGGGGGGTATGACCAGCCAGACGGACCCAACAGGCCGCATTCTTACCTACGAATACGACGGCCTGAGCCGGCTTATCCGCGTGCGCGATGAGCAGGGACACCTCCTCTCGCAGCAGCAGTACCACTACGCCGGCCAGTAG
- a CDS encoding helix-turn-helix domain-containing protein gives MTLTTEAEHKAAVKEFRTLATDEEAHRDRLLVLRDAIYAFEEANGHNPGPPTTVAGRLQVEMFKRHLKQKQLAQLLEVGESRLSEVLRGRRPANGDFLRRMYQKLGIPAEEVLELTA, from the coding sequence GTGACCCTGACCACCGAAGCCGAGCACAAAGCCGCCGTGAAGGAATTCCGGACGCTGGCCACCGACGAAGAGGCCCACCGCGACCGCCTGTTGGTGCTGCGCGATGCCATCTACGCCTTTGAAGAGGCCAACGGCCACAACCCCGGCCCCCCCACCACCGTCGCGGGCCGGCTCCAAGTCGAAATGTTCAAGCGCCACCTGAAACAGAAGCAGCTCGCGCAGCTGCTGGAGGTGGGCGAGTCGCGCCTGAGCGAGGTGCTGCGCGGGCGGCGGCCGGCCAACGGCGACTTTCTGCGCCGCATGTACCAGAAGCTGGGCATTCCAGCCGAAGAGGTGTTAGAACTAACTGCTTAA
- a CDS encoding Fic/DOC family protein codes for MNSPEQPLDFTNPTDGLLYNTVGATSQSHLDRREHDLSIGRFTELRFPRSNVPAPAVPAPPTPAVFNEQYARHIHSYLFQDVYPWAGETRADRNFQGQKKGDREGYLMSYAHYRQISPDLAAVSAQLSQENNLKGLGQDQFVKRAAYYLDHFNHIHAFREGNGRTVQAMFFELGKQAGYKLDLTPEFREFNPARDTALIAESSNPRNNMGRLEGLLARLVQPRAGREAELARHPSQARPLVEPTPAVARIEALRELKASSQAVNIRLNELRQTKEGDPMHNALFMNLQRHITPKPGAIEQLAPALHRQVEAAAQAPAKVGNGQAQLDRFTRAIYQAALLYAGQDQQLIVTPPLPDGGPKGKIAPTPEPTQQKAPEPKRRGPKL; via the coding sequence ATGAATAGCCCTGAGCAGCCGCTAGACTTCACTAACCCCACCGACGGACTGCTTTACAACACCGTCGGGGCCACCAGCCAGAGCCACCTTGACCGCCGGGAGCACGACCTTTCGATTGGTCGGTTCACCGAACTGCGCTTTCCCAGGAGCAACGTGCCGGCCCCCGCCGTGCCCGCCCCGCCCACCCCGGCCGTATTCAACGAGCAGTACGCTCGGCACATACACAGCTACTTATTTCAGGATGTGTACCCGTGGGCTGGTGAAACCCGCGCCGACCGCAATTTTCAGGGTCAGAAGAAGGGCGACCGCGAGGGCTACCTGATGAGCTACGCGCACTACCGGCAAATTAGCCCCGACCTGGCGGCCGTATCGGCGCAGCTGAGCCAGGAAAACAATCTGAAGGGATTGGGCCAAGACCAATTCGTGAAGCGGGCCGCGTACTACCTGGACCACTTCAACCACATTCACGCTTTCCGAGAGGGCAACGGCCGCACCGTGCAGGCGATGTTTTTTGAGTTGGGCAAGCAGGCGGGCTATAAGTTGGACCTTACCCCCGAGTTCCGCGAGTTCAACCCGGCCCGCGATACCGCCTTGATTGCGGAATCCAGCAACCCGCGCAACAACATGGGTCGATTGGAGGGCCTGCTAGCCCGCCTCGTGCAGCCGCGTGCCGGAAGAGAGGCGGAGCTTGCCCGGCACCCGAGCCAGGCGCGGCCCTTGGTGGAGCCCACGCCGGCAGTGGCCCGCATTGAGGCGCTGCGCGAACTGAAGGCGAGCAGTCAGGCCGTGAACATTCGGCTGAATGAGCTGCGCCAGACCAAAGAGGGCGACCCGATGCACAACGCCCTTTTTATGAACCTTCAGCGGCACATCACGCCCAAGCCGGGAGCCATTGAGCAGCTAGCCCCCGCGCTCCACCGGCAGGTCGAGGCTGCCGCGCAGGCCCCCGCCAAGGTAGGGAATGGCCAGGCCCAGCTTGACCGATTCACCCGTGCCATCTACCAGGCCGCGCTATTGTATGCTGGCCAGGACCAGCAGCTCATCGTGACACCCCCCCTGCCGGATGGAGGACCAAAGGGAAAAATTGCGCCGACCCCGGAGCCGACGCAGCAAAAAGCCCCCGAGCCGAAGCGTCGAGGGCCAAAGCTGTAG
- a CDS encoding metallophosphoesterase family protein: MTIAFFSDVHGNLPALHAVLADLDQRRPDMVFCLGDLVGYAPWPNEVVNEVRRRGIPTLAGNYDQGIGLASSDCGCAYQTDVDKGLGAQSIAYTNSIVGDDERRYLRLLPKHMRLDFQDEPCTLSLLMVHGSPRRINQYLFEDFPEGSFSRLLEGAGADILLFGHTHKPYHRSIPYQVEGETRYRHALNIGSVGKPKDGDARAAYLLLHLDQNTSLTDAGSVRAEFIRVAYDVEQAALAVEASPLPSEYADMLRKAY; encoded by the coding sequence ATGACGATTGCCTTCTTTTCTGACGTGCACGGCAACCTGCCGGCCCTGCACGCCGTGCTGGCCGACCTGGACCAGCGCCGGCCGGACATGGTCTTTTGCCTGGGCGACCTGGTGGGCTACGCCCCCTGGCCCAACGAGGTGGTGAATGAGGTGCGGCGGCGGGGCATCCCCACGCTGGCCGGCAACTACGACCAGGGCATTGGCCTGGCCAGCTCCGATTGCGGCTGTGCCTACCAAACGGACGTGGACAAGGGCCTGGGCGCGCAAAGCATCGCCTACACGAATTCCATCGTGGGCGACGACGAGCGGCGGTACCTGCGCCTGCTGCCCAAGCACATGCGCCTGGATTTTCAGGACGAGCCCTGCACGCTCAGCCTGCTCATGGTTCACGGCTCGCCGCGCCGCATCAACCAGTACTTGTTCGAGGACTTTCCGGAAGGCAGCTTTTCGCGCCTGCTGGAAGGAGCTGGGGCCGATATCCTGCTGTTTGGCCATACCCACAAGCCCTATCACCGGTCCATTCCCTACCAGGTGGAGGGGGAAACCCGCTACCGGCACGCGCTCAACATCGGCTCGGTGGGCAAGCCCAAGGACGGCGACGCCCGCGCCGCCTACCTGCTGCTGCACCTCGACCAAAACACCTCGCTCACCGACGCCGGCAGCGTGCGCGCCGAGTTCATTCGGGTGGCCTACGACGTGGAGCAAGCCGCGCTGGCGGTCGAAGCCTCGCCGCTGCCCAGCGAGTACGCCGACATGCTGCGCAAGGCCTACTAA
- a CDS encoding type II toxin-antitoxin system HigB family toxin, translating into MAMIVIEEKIITSYGRKNAQAREALKVWFAQVQLCTWSSHNDLLADFATADYIGQGRYVFDIKGNHYRLVAQVLFSLRTVDIRRIMTHADYSKLSKKQLQDL; encoded by the coding sequence ATGGCGATGATTGTCATTGAGGAGAAGATTATCACCAGCTACGGCCGCAAGAACGCGCAGGCGCGGGAGGCGCTGAAGGTCTGGTTTGCTCAGGTGCAGCTTTGCACCTGGTCGAGTCACAACGACCTGCTGGCGGACTTCGCCACGGCGGATTACATCGGCCAGGGCCGTTACGTCTTCGATATCAAAGGCAACCATTACCGACTCGTCGCCCAGGTGCTCTTTTCGCTACGGACCGTCGATATCCGGCGTATTATGACGCACGCCGATTACAGTAAGCTCAGCAAAAAGCAGTTGCAAGACCTCTGA
- a CDS encoding ArsR/SmtB family transcription factor produces MTYAKTAAFTTDQQQLARIAKALAHPARVAIIQLLASKTTCISGDIAAELPLSRTTVTQHLQELKALDLIRGEIDGVTVCYCLNTQLLHQVHQQFTAFFIEATATGPVCGPDDACPC; encoded by the coding sequence ATGACCTACGCTAAGACCGCCGCCTTTACCACCGACCAGCAGCAGCTCGCCCGCATCGCCAAAGCCTTGGCCCATCCGGCGCGGGTGGCCATCATTCAGCTGCTGGCCAGCAAGACCACCTGCATCTCGGGCGACATCGCCGCCGAACTGCCCCTCTCGCGCACCACCGTCACGCAGCACCTTCAGGAGCTGAAGGCCCTGGACCTGATTCGCGGCGAAATCGACGGGGTAACCGTCTGCTACTGCCTCAATACCCAATTGCTGCACCAGGTACACCAGCAGTTCACGGCCTTTTTCATCGAGGCCACCGCGACGGGGCCGGTCTGCGGGCCGGACGACGCCTGCCCTTGCTAA
- a CDS encoding DUF6428 family protein has protein sequence MKISEIKQALTELEAVNFRLPTGEYLPAHFHVTEVGLVSKHFIDCGGVERKETVANFQLWEAGDYDHRLAPLKFLHILDLSQRILGAEDLAIEVEYQQATIGKFGLVREGNDFVLTPKQTACLAQDACGIPDAAFALPQLQTACCTPGGGCC, from the coding sequence ATGAAAATTTCTGAAATAAAGCAGGCCCTGACCGAACTGGAAGCCGTCAATTTCCGCCTGCCCACGGGCGAGTACCTGCCCGCGCACTTCCACGTCACGGAAGTCGGCCTCGTCAGCAAGCACTTCATCGACTGCGGCGGCGTCGAGCGCAAGGAAACCGTGGCCAACTTCCAGCTCTGGGAAGCCGGCGACTACGACCACCGGCTGGCACCCCTAAAATTCCTGCACATCCTGGATTTGTCGCAACGCATCCTGGGCGCTGAAGACCTGGCTATCGAGGTGGAATACCAGCAGGCCACCATCGGCAAGTTTGGCCTGGTCCGCGAGGGCAACGACTTCGTGCTGACGCCCAAACAGACCGCTTGCCTGGCCCAAGACGCCTGTGGCATCCCCGACGCCGCCTTTGCCCTGCCCCAGCTGCAAACGGCGTGCTGCACGCCGGGCGGCGGGTGCTGCTAA
- a CDS encoding helix-turn-helix domain-containing protein: MSLHTTIKQLRKQQNITHEHMAEQLCMARSTYSKLESGTTEMPVATLVRIAGLLQVAVHDLMQEDGQPYVTKLEDKFSMMLYQTENVLSYERLSAVPYDELSLPQLMLLAEKGLAGQEAYENTPLGGRFYAFGPQQVFGHMMQNFGMSILFEEKLVRDPYWQAKWKLYKAMQKGKKPELADSLDEYDYFRVYLIDLTMPDGSTRGVQMAERDFPEELDEESVLQRIITRLGAVSGDILAYTEEGYDPVSEIIRSI; encoded by the coding sequence ATGAGCCTTCACACCACCATCAAGCAGTTGCGGAAGCAGCAGAATATTACCCACGAGCACATGGCTGAGCAGTTGTGCATGGCCCGCTCTACCTACAGTAAGCTGGAATCGGGTACTACGGAAATGCCGGTAGCTACCCTCGTTCGTATCGCTGGCCTGTTGCAGGTAGCGGTCCACGACCTTATGCAGGAGGACGGCCAGCCCTACGTAACAAAGCTGGAAGATAAATTCTCTATGATGCTGTATCAGACCGAGAACGTACTCTCCTACGAGCGACTCAGCGCTGTACCCTACGATGAGTTGAGCCTTCCCCAACTCATGCTCCTCGCTGAAAAGGGGTTGGCTGGTCAGGAGGCCTATGAAAACACGCCCCTCGGGGGACGCTTCTATGCATTTGGCCCTCAGCAGGTGTTTGGCCACATGATGCAGAACTTTGGAATGAGCATTCTCTTCGAGGAGAAGCTAGTTCGGGACCCGTACTGGCAAGCAAAGTGGAAGCTCTATAAAGCCATGCAGAAGGGAAAAAAGCCCGAGCTAGCTGACTCGCTGGATGAGTACGACTATTTTAGGGTTTACCTCATTGACTTGACCATGCCCGACGGTTCCACCCGAGGCGTGCAGATGGCCGAGCGGGATTTCCCCGAAGAGTTAGATGAGGAAAGCGTATTGCAGCGGATAATTACGCGCTTAGGAGCTGTTTCGGGCGATATTCTGGCCTATACAGAGGAGGGGTATGACCCGGTTTCGGAGATTATCAGGTCCATCTGA